Proteins from one Megalops cyprinoides isolate fMegCyp1 chromosome 11, fMegCyp1.pri, whole genome shotgun sequence genomic window:
- the LOC118785761 gene encoding retinol dehydrogenase 7-like has translation MFLYLLGLVAFLVLYRWYKESKRVSNKSDKYVYITGCDSGFGQLLAKHLDKRGFCVIASCFTEKGEEELKKTCSDRLTTVHLDVSNSNSVNKAAAFIKTKVGEKGLWAIVNNAGVSVPSAPCDWLTIEDYKSMLDVNLVGVIAVTLSVLPLIKKARGRVVNVASIFGRISPTGGPYCVSKYGVEAFNDSLRLNMAPFGVKVLCIEPGFFKTNVTDTAILSRNMEKLWNLLPQETKEDYGSDYMDRVKEMMKKELEKMADADLMKVVNCMEHAVAAVHPRTRYSPGWDAKFFWLPMSYMPSRLVDYLLMKNSVLPAKSVMQ, from the exons atgtttCTGTACCTGCTTGGCCTTGTAGCTTTTTTGGTTCTGTACCGCTGGTACAAAGAATCCAAAAGGGTTTCAAACAAGTCTGACAAATATGTCTACATCACGGGGTGTGACTCTGGATTTGGGCAGCTGCTAGCCAAGCATCTGGACAAAAGGGGCTTCTGCGTGATTGCATCATGTTTCACAgaaaagggggaggaggagctgaagaagacCTGCTCCGACAGACTGACCACTGTCCACCTGGATGTCAGCAACTCCAACAGTGTTAACAAAGCCGCAGCATTTATAAAGACCAAGGTTGGGGAAAAGG GTCTGTGGGCCATTGTGAACAATGCTGGAGTCTCTGTCCCCTCTGCGCCCTGTGATTGGCTCACCATTGAGGACTACAAGTCAATGCTGGACGTGAATTTGGTCGGGGTCATTGCGGTGACCCTGAGCGTGCTCCCCCTCATTAAGAAGGCCAGGGGCCGGGTGGTGAATGTGGCCAGCATCTTCGGAAGGATAAGTCCAACCGGCGGGCCCTACTGCGTCTCCAAGTACGGGGTGGAAGCCTTCAATGACAGTCTGAG ATTAAACATGGCACCTTTTGGAGTGAAAGTCCTGTGCATTGAACCAgggtttttcaaaacaaacgTCACTGACACTGCTATCCTAAGCAGAAACATGGAGAAACTGTGGAATTTACTCCCACAGGAAACAAAAGAGGACTATGGAAGTGATTACATGGACAGAG TGAAAGAGATGAtgaagaaggagctggagaagatgGCAGACGCAGACCTGATGAAAGTGGTGAACTGCATGGAGCACGCCGTCGCCGCTGTCCACCCTCGAACCCGCTACTCGCCCGGCTGGGACGCCAAGTTCTTCTGGCTGCCGATGTCTTATATGCCGTCCCGCCTGGTCGATTACCTCCTCATGAAAAACTCAGTCCTACCAGCGAAGTCTGTCATGCAGTGA
- the LOC118785397 gene encoding retinol dehydrogenase 7-like has product MDRNILSSDVSEEESIPDGIIQVFLSNLLLSCTVVTAVVLTAAWYIRDSLEIDDVEHKWVFVTGCDSGFGNLLARQLDERGLNVIASCMTEKGSDDLKAVTSARLKTVMLNVTDSASIDSAVEFVRAEVGEYGLWGLVNNAGRSTPIGPTEWMQLEDFKKVLDVNLIGLIEVTLKFLPLLKKAQGRVVNMASVLGRVALNGGGYCLSKMGVESFSDSLRRDMQHFGVKVSIIEPGFFKTGMTNVDLIEKDLQRLWNQLPTDVKDSYGTKYLDEYLKAQKFCMGILCSSDISKVTRCMQHALLARHPRTRYGAGWDAKLLWLPLSYLPSFIADLSIRIVLPTPEDNRMVYPNQVDVAKT; this is encoded by the exons ATGGACAGGAACATACTGTCCTCAGAC GTGTCTGAAGAGGAGAGTATCCCAGATGGCATTATTCAG gtaTTCCTCTCTAATCTCCTATTGTCATGCACAGTGGTGACTGCAGTGGTCCTCACCGCTGCCTGGTATATCAGAGATTCTCTGGAAATCGACGACGTTGAACACAAATGGGTCTTCGTGACGGGCTGCGACAGCGGGTTCGGGAACCTGCTGGCGCGGCAGCTCGACGAGCGGGGGCTGAACGTCATCGCGTCATGCATGACCGAGAAAGGTTCGGACGATCTGAAGGCGGTGACCTCAGCGAGGCTGAAGACGGTCATGCTGAACGTGACCGACAGCGCCAGCATAGACAGCGCGGTGGAGTTCGTACGCGCCGAGGTGGGAGAGTACG GTCTCTGGGGTCTGGTAAACAATGCTGGAAGGTCCACTCCAATTGGCCCTACAGAGTGGATGCAGCTGGAAGACTTTAAGAAGGTTCTGGATGTGAACCTAATAGGGCTGATTGAGGTGACCCTGAAGTTCCTTCCTCTGTTGAAAAAGGCCCAAGGTAGGGTGGTCAACATGGCCAGTGTCCTGGGACGGGTGGCATTGAACGGGGGAGGCTACTGCCTGTCCAAGATGGGTGTGGAGTCCTTCTCAGACAGCCTAAG GAGGGACATGCAGCATTTTGGAGTGAAAGTCAGCATCATTGAGCCGGGCTTTTTTAAAACTGGAATGACCAACGTGGATCTTATTGAGAAGGACCTGCAGAGGCTGTGGAACCAGCTCCCCACGGATGTTAAGGACTCGTACGGAACAAAGTATTTGGATGAAT ATCTGAAAGCTCAGAAGTTCTGCATGGGCATCCTCTGCAGCTCAGACATCTCCAAGGTGACGCGGTGCATGCAGCACGCCCTGCTGGCACGGCACCCCCGGACTCGGTATGGGGCGGGCTGGGATGCCAAACTCCTCTGGCTGCCTCTGTCCTACCTCCCTTCCTTCATCGCTGACCTCTCCATCAGGATCGTCCTCCCTACCCCCGAGGATAACCGCATGGTGTACCCAAACCAGGTTGACGTTgcaaaaacttaa